Proteins encoded within one genomic window of Triticum aestivum cultivar Chinese Spring chromosome 2D, IWGSC CS RefSeq v2.1, whole genome shotgun sequence:
- the LOC123048557 gene encoding uncharacterized protein has translation MVDSSLVSSLHNVKILKLVVHGLRLNHVIDVLRCFPCLQQLHINTLTSYVPNKQNDNPAATTVECVDRHLKQVIVRNYSGKKPDYKFAKFFVLNARALESMKLHVPFSWNNEWRSRQRIKMDFKNRASPNALICFEGTE, from the exons ATGGTTGACAGCAGTCTAGTGTCATCACTGCATAATGTAAAGATCTTGAAGCTCGTTGTCCATGGTCTTAGGTTAAATCATGTCATTGACGTGCTCCGATGCTTTCCCTGCTTACAACAGCTTCACATAAAC ACACTGACAAGCTATGTTCCAAACAAGCAGAACGACAATCCAGCTGCTACTACTGTTGAGTGTGTTGATAGACATTTAAAGCAAGTAATAGTGAGAAATTATTCAGGCAAGAAACCCGATTATAAGTTCGCCAAGTTTTTCGTTTTGAATGCAAGAGCACTAGAGTCAATGAAGCTCCATGTCCCTTTTAGCTGGAACAACGAATGGCGCTCTAGACAACGTATCAAGATGGATTTTAAGAACAGAGCTTCTCCAAATGCTTTGATTTGTTTTGAGGGCACCGAGTGA